One Glycine max cultivar Williams 82 chromosome 3, Glycine_max_v4.0, whole genome shotgun sequence DNA window includes the following coding sequences:
- the WRKY51 gene encoding WRKY transcription factor 51: MENTKMMGVKIQDYASNMESNNYPFFDFSEDKGSLGFMELLGAQDYSPLLDFPLSSHVSGPQTSSVKEPPETKKECSEVTNNNQQPATPNSSSISSASSEVFYDEQNKTVDQAPEHQKTKEQLKAKKTNQKRQREPRFAFMTKSEVDHLEDGYRWRKYGQKAVKNSPFPRSYYRCTSVSCNVKKRVERSFSDPSIVVTTYEGQHTHPSPVMGRSNNFGSVIMSGSAGNYMSQYYQQQHQQVHIDALSSLGFLSSSSSRNATFPQETALLSDYGLLQDVVSSHMLKED, encoded by the exons ATGGAGAATACTAAGATGATGGGGGTGAAGATACAGGACTATGCTTCTAATATGGAGAGTAATAATTATCCATTCTTTGATTTCTCTGAAGATAAGGGCTCTTTAGGGTTTATGGAGCTATTGGGTGCGCAAGACTATAGTCCTCTCCTTGATTTCCCTCTATCGTCACACGTGTCAGGGCCTCAAACCTCTTCTGTTAAGGAACCACCTGAGACTAAGAAAGAGTGTTCCGAGGTAACTAATAACAACCAGCAACCTGCGACTCCGAACTCTTCATCCATTTCCTCCGCGTCCAGTGAGGTTTTCTATGATGAACAGAATAAAACTGTAGATCAAGCACCTGAACACCAAAAGACAAAGGAACA GTTGAAGGCTAAGAAGACAAATCAGAAGAGACAGAGAGAACCGAGATTCGCGTTCATGACGAAAAGCGAGGTGGATCATCTGGAAGATGGATACAGATGGAGAAAGTACGGTCAAAAAGCTGTGAAAAACAGCCCCTTTCCCAG GAGCTACTATCGTTGCACCAGTGTTTCATGTAATGTGAAGAAACGTGTGGAGCGATCTTTTAGCGACCCAAGCATTGTGGTGACAACCTACGAAGGACAACACACGCATCCAAGCCCAGTTATGGGTCGCTCCAACAACTTTGGTTCGGTAATTATGTCTGGATCTGCTGGAAACTACATGTCCCAATATTATCAGCAGCAGCATCAACAAGTCCACATCGATGCATTGTCCTCTTTGGGTTTCCTCTCTTCTTCGTCTTCAAGGAATGCCACTTTTCCTCAAGAGACTGCCTTGTTAAGTGACTATGGGCTTCTTCAAGATGTTGTTTCTTCACATATGTTGAAAGAAGATTAG